The DNA segment AACGTGCAACAGAAATAAAGTAATACAGAGAAACTATGTATCAAAATGCCAAGGATAAAATTGGATGCAAATAGAGGGTTTTACTTTTAATAGCAGCTTGGCCATGTCTACCAAGAGCAGAGGAAGTATTTTGACACAAAAATGTTTAATTGCCCATCATTTTTAAGCTGATTTAACATGCACGCAAACTGTACATATGAGGAAGAAACACTGGCTTGATGTGGAATTGAATGTTAGTAAAATGATGCTGTTTAGTTGGCTCTCTCACAGTGCTTGGTTCGTTCAACCCTAAATTTTCCATGATTAGACATTTGTAAGACTTATTGCTGGTTTCACAATATTTGCGTCAGTATATGTCAGTAAGTATTCAGTTTGCACTACTTAGACTACTTTATAAGTAGCAAAAATCAATTGACATCCATAAAGTGTTGTTTCATAAAACTGGGTTATAATTATAACTGATGTATACTTTAGCAATTAACATGCTGTCCCTGTGGAAGGTTTTCCAATCTAATTGAATATTAGTCGAAAACCCTGAGAGATTTCAAACACAAATTCAGTCAACATGTGGTTATTGGTTATAACCTGCAGAAGATtgtcagctttttttttctgttttattgcagTATTGAAAATATGCTAATGTATCAGAGATCATCTGCTGTTCTATATATAATTGTAATCAGACGATGACCCACAGGTTAAGACACAAATGATACTTCATTCACTGAAGTTCTGTGTATTTGCTAAAGAGGAAGATAGTATATCTTATCTTCATCTAAAATTACTTCAATAAATATGTTCAAACATTAATTGCCTAAGCATGTATAACATAATGAAAATATATTTAGCTGTATTTTGCTGTCTTAAATGGCAGAGGAAAAGTATTTGATTTCATTCTTCGCTGACATGTCACATTTTAATTCAGCAAGTTAATGGTCAGGAATATTTAATGCTGTGAAATAGGTGGTTGTTAAAAATCTCATCATCTTTAACATCATCTAATGAAAACATCCTTGTTACTTATAATTTCCAAATGAATACATATGGTATGTACTTGAAGCCTAATAATTTTCAGTAGTATAGCAAATAGCATATAGTAGGATTTCAATCAGAAGTACAATTTCAGTAAATGTTTTCATCACAACAGCATGTGTCTAGTTTGTACTTTTCCAGCACACATAATTTGAAGGTGCTCAAATGTAGTATTTTGCAACAAATTAGTATGTCACGAAATAAGAACAATCTAAGTCTGTAAATTGCCAGGCAAAGGTAGTAGCATAAGTAAAACTTAAGGTTGAGTTTCAATCAATTGTACCTAGAACCAATAAACAAACCATGAATACAAATTACAACTTCTTCAGATGAAAATTACTTGACACGATGCATACATAAGCAAATCAACAAAAAGGAAGAGTCTCAATATTGGCGTAAAACAGAGATGGGCATCTAAACTGAGAAAAGTATAAAAACGTTATTGAACAACTCTGATGATTGGCCAAGAAATGTCTCACCTGATTGGTTATATCTCCATTCCACTCGCGAAACTTAATGATCTTCCTATTGAAATTGGCAGTTGAAACATCAGTGTTTGAAGGTTTTGGTGAATATTCTTTCCATTCCACTCCACCCCGGTCACTAGTGCTTGTCCGACCTTTGGGCTTTCCTGGGCTGTATGGTTTGAGGAAAGTAAAGTCACTCCTCGCAGATTCAGGGGTCAAACACACCTTGTAATAATAGGCCTGTGATACAGTCCCACTTCCAGCGACCTCCAAAAAGTCAGGAGGCGCTTTGGGATTGGTCGTTACTTGGGGATTTGTTTTGGATGTTTGCAGAACATCTGCCGAATTCAAGTGCTGCATGCAACAACAATTCCCGACGGCGGTGTTGCAGCTGTGGGCATTGTTTCTGTGTTGGTGGTACTTGATGGCAGCGACGATAATAATGGCCACAATGAATACAAATGAAATGCATCCCAATGTGATAATTATATAAAATAATAAAGCGGAATTTTGCTCTGCATTCTCAGGCAAATTACTGATTTTTGGCAGAATGTCTGTAACGTTGTCCATAATTGAAAATACGATGGAGACCGTGGCTGAAAGCGGAGGTTGCCCGTTATCTTTCACCAGGATGAGCAGAGTTTGCTTCGGGACATTTCTGTCTCTCAAACGCCGGGTCGTCCTGATTTCTCCTGTGTGGAGTGCCACGTTGAATAACGTAGGATCTGTTGCTTGCAGTAATTGATAGGAGAGCTTTGCATTCTGCCCAGAGTCGGCGTCTGTGGCGATGACTTTGATCAGTAACTGCCCCGGGTGAAAAGATTGCGACAGCTTCTGTACTGCAACTGAACCGTTTCTTGGCCGTGGGGACACGATCACAGGAACGTTGTCATTCTGATCCAAGATGATCACATTTACTCTGGTAGAGCCACTGAGTGGTGGAAATCCAGCATCCTGAGCTTGGATTTGGATTTGGAAATCTGTTAGTTGTTCGTAGTCGAATGAACGTAATGCGTAAACGTTACCATTATCCGAATTGATTGAGACATAGGTTCTGGAAGGTAATCCGTGGATCGTACTGTCCAGGATAGAATAAGATAGATAGGCGTTTTGATTTGAATCAGGGTCCAATGCTGTCACGAAGCAAACGGTAGCGCCGGGTGCGTTGTTTTCCGTGACATACACTGTATATGAAGATTTCGAAAATCTTGGAGCATTGTCATTCACGTCTGAAACCTTTAGAAATATAGATTTGTTGGTAGAAAGAGAAGGATATCCTGAATCAGTGGCCATAATTGTGATGTTATATTCTGGTACTCTTTCACGGTCCAGAGGACCGCTCGTCACCAATGTGTAATAGTTCTTAAAAGACGACTGAAGCTTAAATGGAATGTCCTGAACAATCTCACAGTTAATTTGCCCATTTTCCCCAGAATCTCGGTCAGTAACACTAATGAGAGCAATCACTGTCCCGATCATGGCGTCTTCCATCACTGGACTTGACAACGAAGTCAGGATCACTTCAGGCGCATTGTCATTCACATCAACTATGTCTACAAGAATCTTGCAATGCACAGGTATTGCATAGGGGCCACCTTTATCCTTGGCTTGAATGGAGATTTCGTACGTATTCAGTTCTTCGTGATCTATATTACTTTTAACTCGAATCTCACCTGTATGGGAGTCCACGTTAAACAGTTCGCGCACTCTCGGCGGATTATGACTGCTGAAAGAATATACGATCTCGCTATTGGAACCATCGTCTAAGTCGCTGGCATTCAATGTTAATATCAACGCCCCCTTGGGTGTGTTTTCTTCCAAGAAAACTTTGTAAATTGCTTGTTCGAAGACAGGTAAATTGTCGTTGGCGTCCAAGACATTAACAGTGATTACGGCAGAAACAGACCGCTTTGGAATCCCACCGTCAACCGCCGTCAGAACTAGATGATGGTTCTGTTGTTGTTCTCTGTCCAGCATTTTATCCAACACTAGCTCTGCAAATTTGCTGCGATCACTTCGTGTCTCCACATCTAAGGTAAAATGGTTATTTGGACTGAGCCTATAGGTGTGAACTGAGTTAGTGCCCACGTCTGGGTCGTGAGCGCTCTCGAGAGGGAATCTTGTCCCTGGCAAAGCCGATTCTATAATGTCCAGAAAGATATCATTCCTCAAGAAAGTTGGTGAGTTATCATTTATATCCAGAATTTCCACTTCAATACGGTACAGCTCGAGAGGATTTTCGATAACAACTTCCAAATGTAGAAAACAAGTAAGAATTAGACCACAGAGCTGCTCCCTATCTATTTTTTCATTCACGAACAAAATGCCATTGCCTAAATTTACCTCCAAGTATTGCGTAGAGGCACTAGACACGATACGCAGTCTCCTGGCGGTTAGCTTACTGACATTTAAACCTAAATCATCAGCAATATTGGCAACAAAAGCTCCATGCTTTAGTTCTTCCGGAATTCTGTAGCGGATTTGTCCAGAAATCAAATTTGCAAAGCAGCACACGGCAATAAAGCACAACACTTGCCTTGTTCCTGTCCACGATCTCTTACCAGTAACCATTTCTCTGGCTATCGGGGAGCTTTCTGATTCCTACTGGAAGATTTTGAAGATAAATCGCCTCCAGAATATATTGGTTAATAACTTATATCAGTGGTGCATATATTAATCCACGCAATCTTCGGATCTCTTGTATAGTTTCAACAAAATATTCCTTCCAAAGGAAAGCTGTCTGCTTTTATTGTAGCGTTGTTCCCATCTGCTCCCAATGTGGACAGTAGAGCCGTAATGATATCTGCAATTCCGATGCTGTACTTAAGATCGCACAGCGCgctttgtgcgtgtgtctgtggaggtggcTTCTTTGTGTTGAAGATCTGAAGGCTCTCTGCACTCATATCAGTACTGGGTGGCGGACAGCAACAGCGAGAAAACAGCGCGTAACATTTGACATTAGTTAAAGATACGGTGCACGTAAAATGCAATTATTAGACGTCAACATTCTGCCTTCTAGCACCAGATTTTAAAAGGTAACAGGCAATTTTATCTTGCTGCGATGTTTGATATTCAAAATATCTCAAACTATGAGTTGTAAAATGTGACAATGTGTCCCTCCCCTCTCTGCCTATGCTATTTCAATGCAGGTTATTAGAGCTCGTGTTTTCCATAATGAATGCCCGCTGAACATGTTATATTATCTTTGGTGTACATTGGAAAGCTGACAGACCATGGCtaatgacattttatttcttcAGAAACGAGCGCATTTCACGTGAATGGACATCGAGGTAGACAGTTGACTGATGGGAGCAATAGGGAAGGTTAATCGTTCCCATTATATTACCAAACATCCTGCATATTCGGCAGCATTCGCTTTTTCTTACATTTGGAGTTAACTTATTAAACTCATTACTGTGCATTCGCGTGAAAACTTGCTTCCGGAGTTCCCAGTGAATGTCCAAACCTAATAAGCCATGAACAATTCTTCAAAGGACCTTTGGCAGAAATCCTAAAGGAACCTGAATTACTTTTGCACTGAACCCTACATAATAAACGATGCAATTACTTTAGCTGCCCTCGGTTGCATTATGTTATATGCATAGACTAAAGTCACATTTGCTAAGCATCTACACATCATTTGCACTTTCACATAATGCATGTGCGACTATGAAAGGAGTGATGAGAAGCTTTACAGAGATGGAGTAGTGAAGAATTAGCTGGATAAACGAGTGCAACTATATGCAAGTCAAGTAGGAAGTAGTACACTGTGACAAGGGCGCGCAAAGTCAGAGTTTTTCGCCTAGTTTTGGCCATTCAAAACTGTGACCTTCGGGAAAACATTACTAGGGAAAACAATGAGTGATATCAATTATAGAATACAGATTATTCAGGTTTAAAAGGAAACAAGTGGTCTGACTCGTGAATTGTCAGCCGAGTGTACGCAAGGCGAGGTTCAACTGCAACCCAAAATACCCAGGATTTTGACTTTTAAACAGGTACCCTGGATTTTCTTAACTCATTTTCTGAGTCCATAAAAAGTTGGATCCTCTTCTGTAATGAAACCTCCTACGAAATCTGCAAAAAAGGGTACCTCGGTCTTAAAGCAGTGTGAGTCCACTTGATGTGATATGTCTGGTGttcgcagagggtggtgaacagTGGCCAGTCAGCTTGACACTTCTTGCCACCAGCTGTTACCACTGGTTCGCAGTGTACCCATTGCGAAATGAGGGCAGGTCTCAACCCAAgcacgagatgggtttttcctggttTTCTCGCCCACCCAGACGAAATTCCAAGGGATTTGAGGGTGACCTGTACCCCTCGCCGTCCACACCGTCACACGGCTGGCGTCCAACTCCAGTGTTATTTGTTATGCCCTTATGTCTATGGATCAGATACCAGCCATGATGAATAGCCCCACTGACTCGTGGGTGCCCCAGAAGAGAAGTAAACCCTGATCTCGCAGGCGACAAACCGTCATTTCAAAATGACGCCACCTGAGTGTGTTCATTTCCCATCCCGACTGAAGGTACCATgaaagtcccacctgctcaacCTCGTAAGAGGTGTGGTGACTCtcgggttaaactcaccaccagctgTCTTTCGCGAATGAGCGAGCAGCCATACAAAGGGGCTGTGGCCACTTTATCGTTAAAATGTCATCAATCAGGCAATGCATTGCCACCACGTCATGCAGATCCCCACATTCTCTCTGACGTTTGCGACTGCATTGGGCGTGGGGGAATCAGTAAGTTAATATGTCgaacaggattttttttaaaaaactacaatGCATCAACTCATTGAACATTTTAAATTGCACTGAATTATTTTTCCATCATCACAGTTCGCTTTTAGTAATTTGTTTCTGGACCTGAAAAAGTTGAATACGGACAAGTTTGCAAAACACAAAAGAATGTATTTTCGACCTTAGCCTTCTGAAATTGAAACTCCTTCACATAAAGCAGATATTAGAAACAGACTCTGGGCGAAATTTCAAACACGGGTTCCCATGGAAACAAAACAAACGACCTCTGATCTTTCTTGTCCTAAGTTGGTGCGTAAGACATGCAGATGCCAAGAGCGAAATTAATTCGATTGGGAAAGGAGATGTGGGCGGTAGTGGAATATCAAAAGTCACGAAGCAAGACACGAGGTTGTGAAGGAAGTCTACGACTGAGCACAAAGCTGTCCAGGCCCAGACTTTCTCCACTAATTGAGCGACACAAGCAGCTGAAGCTATGTCTCTTGGTGCTGCAATTGATCCAGATTGCCACTGGCAAGAACAATAATTCTCCTTGACACGAAAGGATTGGACACAATAGTTATATAAAATACAAACGGTTGCTTTGAGTGCAATATGTTGAGGTACAGgcttgaataaaaaaaactgaaatcctTTTGAATTAGAACCTGAGCTGGCTTAAAGATGAGAATTTAGCCCTAAAGGTAAGAATCTGAAATGTGCTTGGCTGAGCCAGGGGATTAGAGAAGAGCTGGGAATTTTCGTCTGAAGCTTGTAAAATATATCTTTCCGAAAATGCCTGACAGGGATCTTAAATTATATGTGCAAAACGAAGATGCACTTTCTTTTGCTGCATGCACTTCAAATGCATACAATCAATATAGCTTCACAACCCAAGATGCGTCGTTTTTATTTAATTCTCTCTCTAATAACCAGCAGACGTCTATTGGTTAGCAAAGTTCTTTTTCTGCAACAAATTAGATACTCCCAACCTGTCAAAGTCAATGCATCAAAGTTAATCTctattttcaaaattatgaagcgGAAGAATCAAAGTAGTACATGTGTAGTCATTCAGTGTTTGgcttgaaatgttttattttactcTTTGAAAGCATATGGGCAttattggctggccagcataaatagcccacccctaattgctctGAGAAGTGGATGGCGAGTTGCTAGGTAATTTTAGCtctttgactcagtgacaatgaaagaactgtgatgtagttccaaatcaggattcaTCAATTCATATtgtacagaaaaggccctttggcccattgagtctgcaccaacataacAACCAGTAACTGTGCTAATACCAAAATTTTGCACTTGACCCATGTCCTTGAATGTTGTGATATTTGAAGTACTCcaaattttttttgaaagctTGTAAGGTCTCCAGCCTCCACTATCTTCCCAGGCTgggcattccagactcctacaaCCTGCTGAGTGAAAAGGATATTTCCAAAATCCCCTCTGAAGCTCCTATTACTTGCCcaaaaactatgccctctcataatTGACGCCACAACCCTCTCTATACTCTGCATTATCTCATAAATGTCAATCATGCCAGACCTAAGTCTTGTCTTCTctcagaaaacaatccaagcttatCTCATCTCACCTTATAGTTCACTTGCTAGATAgctcaagcaacatcctggtaaacatcctctTTACGCCCTCTAGTActattacatccttcctgtaataagGTAACCAGAACTAGAACACAAGTAGCCTATTTGTGGCTGACCAACACTTTGTACAACTCCAATATTACCTTCTTGTGTTATACTCTGTGCCATGGCTGACAAAAGCAAACATCCCAGTTGTCTTCTTAACTATCCTACTCACATGCTCTGCCAACTTCTTGGATCTGTAAATAATTACCCTAAGATCCCCCTGTAAATCCAAGCTACTCAggattctgccattcattaaatactgcctcatcttgtttctttttttaatatgcatcacctcacacttatcagggttaaataccatctgacacaagtctgcccatctgaccaacctgtTTACATTTTTCTGTAATCTACAAccatcttcttctctctaaaccactctaccaatcctggtatcatctgcaagatTACTTAACATTCCCCATATTTTCATCCATATAATTTAcgtatataacaaacaataagggtcccagtactgattTTTGCAGTATGTTGCTCGACACCAGCCTTCAGTTACTCCAATGGCCTTCAAcactaccctttgtgtcctaTATCTAAGTCAGTCCCTGATCCATCTTGTCTAGTTTCCCTCA comes from the Stegostoma tigrinum isolate sSteTig4 chromosome 13, sSteTig4.hap1, whole genome shotgun sequence genome and includes:
- the LOC125458242 gene encoding protocadherin-10-like isoform X1, which produces MVTGKRSWTGTRQVLCFIAVCCFANLISGQIRYRIPEELKHGAFVANIADDLGLNVSKLTARRLRIVSSASTQYLEVNLGNGILFVNEKIDREQLCGLILTCFLHLEVVIENPLELYRIEVEILDINDNSPTFLRNDIFLDIIESALPGTRFPLESAHDPDVGTNSVHTYRLSPNNHFTLDVETRSDRSKFAELVLDKMLDREQQQNHHLVLTAVDGGIPKRSVSAVITVNVLDANDNLPVFEQAIYKVFLEENTPKGALILTLNASDLDDGSNSEIVYSFSSHNPPRVRELFNVDSHTGEIRVKSNIDHEELNTYEISIQAKDKGGPYAIPVHCKILVDIVDVNDNAPEVILTSLSSPVMEDAMIGTVIALISVTDRDSGENGQINCEIVQDIPFKLQSSFKNYYTLVTSGPLDRERVPEYNITIMATDSGYPSLSTNKSIFLKVSDVNDNAPRFSKSSYTVYVTENNAPGATVCFVTALDPDSNQNAYLSYSILDSTIHGLPSRTYVSINSDNGNVYALRSFDYEQLTDFQIQIQAQDAGFPPLSGSTRVNVIILDQNDNVPVIVSPRPRNGSVAVQKLSQSFHPGQLLIKVIATDADSGQNAKLSYQLLQATDPTLFNVALHTGEIRTTRRLRDRNVPKQTLLILVKDNGQPPLSATVSIVFSIMDNVTDILPKISNLPENAEQNSALLFYIIITLGCISFVFIVAIIIVAAIKYHQHRNNAHSCNTAVGNCCCMQHLNSADVLQTSKTNPQVTTNPKAPPDFLEVAGSGTVSQAYYYKVCLTPESARSDFTFLKPYSPGKPKGRTSTSDRGGVEWKEYSPKPSNTDVSTANFNRKIIKFREWNGDITNQAYNNRQRDLEQSSIERCSSGQYGIGLYTSDKCEVEPDPRRLVEIHSRAL